One genomic window of Aptenodytes patagonicus chromosome 19, bAptPat1.pri.cur, whole genome shotgun sequence includes the following:
- the PRDM2 gene encoding PR domain zinc finger protein 2 isoform X1: MNQNTTESTVAVETLDDVPEHVLRGLPEDVRLFPSAVDKTRLGVWATKSILKGKKFGPFVGDKKKRSQVKSNVYMWEVYYPNLGWMCVDATDPKKGNWLRYINWARSGKEQNLFPLEINRTIYYKSLKPIAPGEELLVWYNGEDDPEIAAAIEEERASARSRRHSPKAKKGKKKTQEGKNKGKKAVDTKQKKADLDSTSANMRDSKEGHKEEDETPSVSAVLSLEQTAVIQEMVNQDVLPKLMIPSPTSEPQMVTEDKQGEAINCASDDLDDDEEEDDEEEEDEEEIEDTNMPKENAEMPLICEEKLDSMEEQKSTSEDSPESSPKKKLVVKIPKVRGESNGDVQETFMFPCQHCERKFTTKQGLERHMHIHISTINHAFKCRYCGKAFGTQINRRRHERRHEAGPKRKPFLTLTSSQHLDNVADNQVIVDDGLKDDLNISSLVQDSVVLDSEKVSQEMSNSSFAEENKEPRELHPCKYCKKVFGTHTNMRRHQRRVHERHLIPKGVRRKGFFTEEPPLQTEQAPPVQSVYIASTEIEEEGEVDDVYIMDISSNISENLNYYIDGKIQSNSSTSNCDVIQMESNSADLYGLNCIISPVTVEISPNLKVTQTHVNEPPKEPSSSGSNESKKRRTASPPLVPKIKTEIDPEPITPTSSLNLPLSISTESLPFHKEKGVYLSSKLKQLLQTQDSKKITPSSEIPKLGPSVTSSPILPPVSSRFKRRTSSPPSSPQHSPVLRDFVKSGEGKTVWNDNIRSSKMPKLESHSNSPAWSLTGREEKETLSPLCFEDYKIPKDWTAAPTFGNVCNQQPLDLSSGVKQRSDVKNKNQVPWESVLDLSVHKKPCSDAEIREYKENSIQPTCSGVKKKKPTTCMLQKVLLNEYNGTDAATDSTLGVNRSASPSKSLEPQAEPDMDPSLSASSSVDTQPLSSSVSPVPQTSAVPSMCQLPPLLTPTNPPSPPPCPPVLTVATSPPPLLPTMPLSIPDVSASATNTSSCPSPLSNTTTQSPLPVLSPTVSPSPSPVPSVEPLISAASPGPPTLSSSSSSSSSSSFSSSSSSSSPSPPPLSVVSSVVSSADNLENTLPIIKQEEAENEQQKAREDPRTSSELGVVQETFNKSFVCNVCESPFLSIKDLTKHLSIHAEEWPFKCEFCVQLFRDKTDLSEHRFLLHGVGNIFVCSVCKKEFAFLCNLQQHQRDLHPDKECTHHEFESGTLRPQNFTDPSKANVEHMQSLPEDSLEPSKEEEDEDLNDSSEELYTTIKIMASGVKSKDPDVRMGLNQHYPSFKPPPFQYHHRNPMGIGVTATNFTTHNIPQTFTTAIRCTKCGKSVDNMPELHKHILACASASDKKRYTPKKNPVPLKQTVQPKNGVVVIAGPGKNAFRRMGQPKRLNFNVEISKMSSNKLKISALKKKNQLVQKAILQKKKSAQQKAELKTNPSESDSHICPYCNREFTYIGSLNKHASYSCPKKPISPSSKKNFSKKSASSSPASSEKGNNQRRRTADAEIKMQSMQPHLGKTRARTSGPAQTQLPSASFKSKQNVKFVPPIRSKKPNSSSSLRNSSPVRVSKMSHVDGKKTKVVAKNNSSGISSKASRKLHVRIQRNNKAVLPSKSAVASKKKADRFIVKSRERIGGPITRSLQQAANAEAAENKRDESSAKQELKDFSYRLRMASRCPSSSSHNTSTRQCKKSNCTASHFFKE, from the exons gaaagaaaaagactcaGGAAGgtaaaaacaagggaaagaaggCAGTggatacaaaacagaaaaaagctgaTTTGGATTCTACTTCTGCAAATATGAGGGATTCTAAAGAGG GTCATAAAGAGGAAGATGAAACaccttctgtttctgctgtacTGTCCCTGGAACAAACAGCTGTGATTCAGGAAATGGTAAATCAAGATGTACTTCCAAAGCTGATGATCCCCAGTCCTACCAGTGAACCACAAATGGTAACTGAAGACAAACAAGGAGAAGCAATAAACTGTGCATCGGATGATTtagatgatgatgaagaggaggatgatgaagaggaggaagatgaagaggagatAGAAGATACCAATATGcctaaagaaaatgctgaaatgccTTTGATATGTGAAGAAAAGTTAGACTCTATGGAAGAGCAAAAGAGTACGTCAGAAGACTCCCCAGAAAGCTCTCCAAAGAAAAAACTTGTTGTGAAAATTCCAAAAGTGAGAGGTGAATCAAATGGTGATGTTCAAGAAACATTCATGTTTCCCTGTCAGCATTGTGAGAGGAAGTTTACAACAAAGCAAGGACTTGAACGCCACATGCACATCCATATATCTACTATTAACCATGCTTTCAAGTGTCGATATTGTGGGAAAGCCTTTGGTACTCAAATTAACAGGCGAAGACATGAGCGACGTCATGAGGCAGGGCCAAAAAGGAAACCGTTCTTAACACTAACGTCATCACAACACTTGGATAACGTTGCTGATAACCAAGTAATTGTGGATGATGGTCTTAAAGATGACCTGAACATTTCCAGTCTTGTGCAAGACTCTGTTGTCTTGGATTCTGAGAAGGTTTCCCAAGAAATGTCAAACTCCTCTTTTGCTGAGGAAAATAAGGAGCCCAGAGAATTGCATCCATGCAAATACTGCAAAAAGGTTTTTGGAACTCACACCAACATGCGGAGGCATCAGCGTAGGGTTCATGAGCGTCATCTTATTCCCAAAGGTGTCAGAAGAAAAGGATTCTTTACTGAAGAGCCACCGCTTCAGACAGAGCAGGCCCCACCAGTCCAGAGTGTATATATAGCAAGTACAGAAATAGAAGAGGAAGGTGAAGTAGATGATGTCTATATTATGGATATTTCCAGCAATATCTCtgaaaatttaaattattacatTGATGGTAAAATTCAGTCCAACAGCAGCACTAGCAATTGTGATGTGATTCAGATGGAGTCCAACTCTGCAGACTTATATGGACTAAATTGTATAATCAGTCCAGTCACGGTGGAAATTTCCCCAAATTTAAAGGTTACGCAAACACACGTGAATGAACCTCCTAAGGAACCCTCTAGCAGTGGGAGCAATGAATCCAAAAAGAGGAGAACTGCCAGCCCTCCTCTTGTACCAAAAATAAAAACGGAAATAGACCCAGAACCTATAACTCCTACTAGCTCTTTAAATCTTCCTCTTAGCATTTCAACAGAAAGCTTaccttttcataaagaaaaaggtGTTTATTTGTCATCAAAATTAAAACAGCTTCTTCAGACACAGGACAGTAAGAAGATAACTCCGTCAAGTGAAATCCCTAAACTAGGACCTTCTGTTACATCATCACCTATTTTGCCTCCAGTGTCCAGTAGATTTAAAAGAAGGACCAGCTCTCCTCCCAGTTCTCCCCAGCACAGTCCAGTGCTTCGAGATTTTGTCAAATCAGGTGAGGGAAAAACTGTGTGGAATGATAATATTCGGAGTTCAAAAATGCCAAAGTTAGAAAGCCACAGCAACTCACCTGCTTGGAGCTTGactggaagggaggaaaaagagactTTGAGCCCTCTTTGCTTTGAAGACTATAAAATACCAAAAGACTGGACAGCAGCTCCGACTTTTGGCAATGTGTGCAACCAGCAGCCACTGGATTTATCTAGTGGTGTGAAACAAAGGTCTGATGTCAAAAATAAGAATCAGGTTCCCTGGGAATCTGTTTTAGATTTGAGTGTGCATAAGAAGCCTTGCAGCGATGCTGAAATTAGGGAATATAAAGAAAATTCCATACAGCCAACTTGTAGCggtgttaaaaagaagaaaccaacCACTTGCATGTTACAGAAGGTTCTGCTGAATGAGTATAATGGAACGGATGCAGCCACAGACAGCACACTCGGTGTAAACAGGAGCGCAAGCCCAAGCAAATCCCTGGAGCCTCAGGCAGAACCTGACATGGATCCCAGTCTATCTGCATCGTCTTCTGTTGACACTCAGCCCCTTAGTTCCTCTGTTTCCCCTGTACCACAGACATCTGCTGTACCTTCCATGTGCCAGCTGCCTCCTTTGCTAACACCAACCAATCCTCCTTCCCCACCGCCCTGCCCGCCTGTGTTAACAGTTGCTACatcacctcctccccttcttccaaCAATGCCGTTATCAATTCCAGATGTCTCTGCCAGTGCCACTAACACTTCTTCTTGTCCATCGCCACTTTCTAACACTACTACCCAGTCCCCGCTACCAGTTCTTTCACCTACGGtttctccttccccatctcctgttccttctgttgaACCTCTTATTTCTGCTGCTTCACCTGGTCCTCCTAcactctcttcctcctcttcctcctcctcttcctcctctttctcctcctcttcatcttcatcatctccatctccacctcctctttctgtagtttcttctgttgtttcttcTGCTGATAATCTTGAAAATACTCTCCCAATAATAAAACAGGAGGAAGCTGAAAATgaacaacagaaagcaagagaagatCCTCGTACTTCAAGTGAATTGGGAGTAGTGCAGGAAACATTCAATAAAAGCTTTGTGTGCAATGTCTGTGAATCaccttttctttctattaaaGACCTAACGAAGCATTTATCCATTCATGCTGAAGAATGGCCCTTCAAATGTGAATTCTGTGTACAGCTTTTTAGGGATAAAACAGACTTGTCAGAACATCGCTTTCTGCTTCATGGAGTAGGAAATATCTTTGTTTGCTCGGTCTGTAAAAAGGAATTTGCTTTTTTGTGCAATTTGCAACAGCATCAGCGGGATCTCCATCCAGACAAAGAGTGCACACATCATGAGTTTGAAAGTGGGACTTTGAGACCCCAGAATTTTACTGACCCCAGTAAGGCGAACGTGGAGCACATGCAGAGCCTGCCAGAAGATTCTTTGGAACCTTctaaagaggaggaagatgaagatcTAAATGATTCCTCCGAAGAGCTTTACACTACTATAAAAATAATGGCTTCTGGAGTAAAATCTAAAGATCCAGATGTTCGTATGGGCCTCAATCAACACTACCCAAGCTTTAAACCACCTCCATTTCAGTATCACCATCGTAATCCGATGGGTATTGGAGTTACTGCAACAAACTTCACTACCCACAATATTCCACAGACTTTTACTACTGCCATTCGATGCACAAAATGTGGGAAGAGTGTTGATAACATGCCGGAGTTACACAAACACATATTGGCCTGTGCATCTGCCAGTGATAAAAAGAGATACACAcctaaaaaaaatccagtaccACTGAAACAGACAGTGCAGCCTAAGAATGGCGTGGTTGTTATAGCTGGCCCTGGAAAGAATGCCTTCAGACGAATGGGGCAGCCTAAAAGACTTAATTTCAATGTTGAGATTAGCAAAATGTCctcaaataaactaaaaataagtgcattgaaaaagaaaaaccaacttGTCCAGAAAGCtatcttgcagaaaaagaaatctgcccAGCAGAAGGCAGAATTGAAAACTAATCCATCTGAGTCAGACTCTCACATCTGCCCCTACTGTAACAGAGAGTTTACTTATATTGGAAGTTTGAATAAACACGCGTCGTATAGCTGTCCCAAAAAGCCCATCTCTCCCTCCTctaaaaagaatttttcaaaaaaaagtgcAAGTTCTTCACCTGCAAGCAGCGAAAAGGGCAACAACCAGCGTAGGCGAACAGCAGATgcagaaatcaaaatgcaaagcATGCAGCCTCACTTGGGCAAGACAAGAGCACGAACCTCAGGACCTGCACAAACCCAGCTTCCTTCTGCATccttcaaatcaaaacaaaatgttaaatttGTACCTCCCATTCGATCGAAAAAGCCAAATTCATCTTCGTCATTGAGGAACTCTAGTCCTGTAAGAGTGTCCAAAATGTCCCACGTTGATGGGAAAAAAACTAAGGTGGTCGCTAAGAACAATTCCTCTGGAATCTCAAGCAAAGCATCCCGGAAATTGCACGTCAGAATACAAAGGAATAATAAGGCTGTTTTGCCAAGTAAGTCTGCTGTGGCAAGTAAGAAAAAGGCAGACAGATTCATTGTAAAATCTAGAGAGAGGATTGGAGGACCTATTACACGAAGCCTACAGCAGGCGGCaaatgcagaggcagcagaaaacaaaagagatgAAAGCAGTGCAAAGCAAGAACTAAAAGATTTCAG TTACAGACTCCGCATGGCCTCTAGATGTCCCTCCTCCTCTTCGCATAACACCAGCACCAGGCAATGCAAGAAATCCAACTGCACTGCATCCCACTTCTTCAAGGAATAG